The following are from one region of the Sorghum bicolor cultivar BTx623 chromosome 2, Sorghum_bicolor_NCBIv3, whole genome shotgun sequence genome:
- the LOC8062009 gene encoding histone-lysine N-methyltransferase TRX1 isoform X4 has product MVIAVEGNGFVHDEEEEDGDRPIRYLPLGHVYSSSAPAPRPPVQKKPRFDDLNPPMKVYYRRRRKKLRVDDSLSPPSPTTAPLAPLERDEEAGPSCRKGSLKHDLLSLSSASPALDGDGKEPERRRGRTRRSGGAEKTVCFSEPERRGPCRPKGSVGRRWVELDIQTADPNAFVGLVCKVFWPLDDDWYKGSITWYNEATKKHSVKYDDGEAEDLSLADERIKFSISSEEMKSLNLKFGISNQDKKGHDELLALAVSFHDYQGLDPGDLVWAKITGHAMWPAVVVDESNVPATRALKSIRLDQSILVQFFGTHDFARIKLKQAVPFLNGLVSSLHLKCKQTSFSRSLEEAKEFLSTQQLPEIMLQLRKSVQHDGSVVNSYEDKVNPCGNLSEDLAVQNGEDVQMTQIELGNLRVSNLGRIVSDSDHFHNKRDIWPEGYTAFRKYMSIADPHSVTSYKMEVLRNSDTKARPLFRVISEDGVQIDGSTPNACWKEIYSRIKEKQCNTATELERNVCQKSGSYMFGFSNPQIRQLIQELPNARSCLKYFENSGDTILGYRAVHVNWKDLDCCNVCDMDEEYEDNLFLQCDKCRMMVHARCYGELKQLDGGLWLCNLCRPGAPRVSPKCCLCPVTGGAMKPTTDGRWAHLACAIWIPETCLKDVKRMEPIDGLSRINKDRWKLVCSICGVSYGVCIQCSHPTCRVAYHPLCARAADLCIELENDDKIHHMYLDEDDDPCIRLLSYCKKHRQPSAERPSLESDPAEPVQVVQTDVVSSSGCARTDAVQQEAIGNVSSMVEKYTIMKATFRKRLTFGKSKIHGFGVFAKVAHKAGDMMIEYIGEIVRPPISDTRERRIYNSLVGAGTYMFRIDDERVIDATRAGSIAHLINHSCEPNCYSRAITILGDEHIIIFAKRDIDPWEELTYDYRFFSSDQRLPCYCGFPKCRGVVNDVEAEEHAAKIRVKRSELF; this is encoded by the exons ATGGTGATCGCCGTCGAGGGCAACGGCTTCGtgcacgacgaggaggaggaggacggagACCGCCCTATCCGGTACCTTCCCCTCGGCCACGTCTATTCTTCCTCCGCCCCCGCCCCGCGCCCGCCGGTCCAGAAGAAGCCCCGCTTCGACGACCTTAACCCTCCCATGAAAGTATATTACCGCCGCCGTCGCAAGAAGCTGCGGGTCGATGATTCGCTGTCGCCGCCGTCGCCAACGACGGCCCCACTCGCGCCGCTGGAGCGGGATGAGGAGGCTGGGCCCTCGTGCCGGAAAGGCTCTCTCAAACACGACCTGCTCAGCCTGAGCTCTGCCTCACCTGCATTGGACGGGGACGGGAAGGAGCCGGAACGGCGGCGAGGGCGAACGAGACGCAGTGGAGGGGCTGAGAAGACGGTTTGCTTCTCAGAACCTGAGAGGCGTGGGCCGTGCAGGCCCAAGGGGTCGGTCGGGAGGAGATGGGTCGA GTTGGATATTCAGACTGCGGATCCTAATGCCTTTGTTGGATTGGTATGCAAG GTTTTCTGGCCGCTGGATGATGATTGGTACAAGGGCTCCATCACATGGTACAATGAGGCAACCAAGAAGCATTCA GTGAAGTATGACGATGGTGAAGCAGAGGACCTTAGCCTTGCAGATGAAAGGATAAAATTTTCCATCTCCTCTGAAGAGATGAAGTCCTTGAATCTGAAATTTGGAATTTCCAATCAGGATAAGAAGGGACATGATGagttgcttgcacttgctgttAGCTTTCATGACTATCAGGGTCTCGACCCAGGTGACCTTGTGTGGGCAAAAATTACAG GTCATGCAATGTGGCCGGCGGTTGTGGTGGATGAGTCAAATGTACCTGCAACCCGAGCTTTGAAGTCCATTCGGTTGGACCAATCAATATTGGTCCAATTCTTTGGTactcatgattttgcaag GATTAAGTTGAAGCAAGCTGTGCCTTTTCTGAATGGCCTTGTTTCTTCTTTGCATctcaaatgcaagcaaacaagttTCAGTCGGAGCTTAGAAGAAGCGAAGGA ATTTCTCAGCACACAGCAGCTTCCAGAAATTATGTTGCAGCTTCGGAAATCCGTTCAACATGATGGTTCTGTTGTTAATTCCTATGAGGACAAGGTAAACCCTTGTGGTAATTTATCGGAAGATCTAGCAGTGCAAAATGGAGAGGATGTTCAAATGACTCAAATAGAACTAGGAAACCTTCGTGTGAGCAATTTAG GTAGGATAGTATCTGACTCTGACCATTTCCATAACAAAAGGGATATATGGCCTGAAGGATATACTGCTTTCAGAAAGTACATGTCAATAGCAG ACCCACATTCAGTAACATCATACAAAATGGAAGTACTAAGGAACTCTGATACAAAAGCACGGCCATTGTTTAGGGTGATCTCAGAAGACGGGGTGCAG ATTGATGGATCTACCCCAAATGCATGTTGGAAAGAGATATACAGCAGAATAAAGGAAAAACAGTGCAATACTGCTACTGAATTGGAAAGAAACGTATGCCAAAAATCTGGTTCCTACATGTTTGGCTTTTCAAATCCACAGATAAGGCAGCTTATTCAG GAATTGCCCAATGCAAGGTCATGTCTGAAATATTTTGAGAACAGTGGGGACACTATCCTTGGTTATAGAGCGGTTCAcgttaactggaaagatctggACTGTTGCAATGTTTGTGATATGGATGAG GAGTATGAAGACAACCTATTCTTGCAATGCGACAAGTGCCGTATGATG GTTCATGCTAGATGTTATGGTGAACTTAAACAATTGGATGGAGGACTTTGGCTTTGCAACTTGTGTCGACCAGGTGCACCTCGTGTGTCTCCAAAATGCTGTCTATGTCCAGTCACAG GTGGTGCAATGAAACCTACAACAGATGGCCGTTGGGCTCATCTCGCATGCGCTATATGGATCCCTG AAACATGCTTAAAAGATGTAAAGAGAATGGAACCGATTGATGGACTGAGCAGAATCAACAAG GACCGTTGGAAACTTGTATGCAGCATCTGCGGAGTTTCATATGGAGTATGTATACAG TGTTCTCATCCTACCTGTCGTGTTGCGTATCACCCTCTTTGTGCACGTGCTGCTGACCTTTGCATTGAG CTTGAAAATGATGACAAAATCCATCACAtgtatcttgatgaagatgacgaTCCTTGTATTCGTCTACTCTCGTACTGCAAAAAGCACAGACAGCCATCTGCTGAACGTCCATCTCTAGAAAGTGACCCTGCTGAACCTGTCCAGGTAGTTCAGACAGACGTGGTTTCCTCATCTGGTTGTGCAAGGACTG ATGCTGTGCAGCAAGAAGCTATTGGCAATGTGTCTTCTATGGTTGAAAAATATACAATCATGAAGGCTACATTTAGGAAGAGACTAACTTTTG GAAAATCAAAAATTCATGGATTTGGTGTCTTTGCCAAGGTTGCACACAAGGCTGGGGATATg ATGATTGAATACATAGGGGAGATCGTTAGACCACCGATATCAGACACCAGAGAGCGGCGAATATACAACTCACTTGTG GGTGCTGGGACATATATGTTCAGGATAGATGATGAACGTGTTATAGATGCTACTCGGGCTGGAAGTATAGCTCATTTGATCAATCACTCATGTGAG CCTAATTGCTATTCACGTGCCATAACCATTCTTGGGGATGAACACATTATCATTTTCGCGAAGCGGGACATAGATCCATGGGAAGAGCTGACATATGATTATAG GTTTTTTTCGAGTGATCAACGACTTCCGTGTTATTGTGGATTCCCCAAATGCCGTGGGGTAGTTAATGATGTTGAGGCAGAGGAACATGCAGCTAAAATCAGGGTTAAGAGAAGTGAATTGTTTTAA
- the LOC8062009 gene encoding histone-lysine N-methyltransferase TRX1 isoform X2 — protein sequence MVIAVEGNGFVHDEEEEDGDRPIRYLPLGHVYSSSAPAPRPPVQKKPRFDDLNPPMKVYYRRRRKKLRVDDSLSPPSPTTAPLAPLERDEEAGPSCRKGSLKHDLLSLSSASPALDGDGKEPERRRGRTRRSGGAEKTVCFSEPERRGPCRPKGSVGRRWVELDIQTADPNAFVGLVFWPLDDDWYKGSITWYNEATKKHSVKYDDGEAEDLSLADERIKFSISSEEMKSLNLKFGISNQDKKGHDELLALAVSFHDYQGLDPGDLVWAKITGHAMWPAVVVDESNVPATRALKSIRLDQSILVQFFGTHDFARIKLKQAVPFLNGLVSSLHLKCKQTSFSRSLEEAKEFLSTQQLPEIMLQLRKSVQHDGSVVNSYEDKVNPCGNLSEDLAVQNGEDVQMTQIELGNLRVSNLGRIVSDSDHFHNKRDIWPEGYTAFRKYMSIADPHSVTSYKMEVLRNSDTKARPLFRVISEDGVQIDGSTPNACWKEIYSRIKEKQCNTATELERNVCQKSGSYMFGFSNPQIRQLIQELPNARSCLKYFENSGDTILGYRAVHVNWKDLDCCNVCDMDEEYEDNLFLQCDKCRMMVHARCYGELKQLDGGLWLCNLCRPGAPRVSPKCCLCPVTGGAMKPTTDGRWAHLACAIWIPETCLKDVKRMEPIDGLSRINKDRWKLVCSICGVSYGVCIQCSHPTCRVAYHPLCARAADLCIELENDDKIHHMYLDEDDDPCIRLLSYCKKHRQPSAERPSLESDPAEPVQVVQTDVVSSSGCARTEPYNFRRRGQKQPQIVSTASLKRLYLENRPYIVSGYCQNRVGNACSESLQPVGLSDAVQQEAIGNVSSMVEKYTIMKATFRKRLTFGKSKIHGFGVFAKVAHKAGDMMIEYIGEIVRPPISDTRERRIYNSLVGAGTYMFRIDDERVIDATRAGSIAHLINHSCEPNCYSRAITILGDEHIIIFAKRDIDPWEELTYDYRFFSSDQRLPCYCGFPKCRGVVNDVEAEEHAAKIRVKRSELF from the exons ATGGTGATCGCCGTCGAGGGCAACGGCTTCGtgcacgacgaggaggaggaggacggagACCGCCCTATCCGGTACCTTCCCCTCGGCCACGTCTATTCTTCCTCCGCCCCCGCCCCGCGCCCGCCGGTCCAGAAGAAGCCCCGCTTCGACGACCTTAACCCTCCCATGAAAGTATATTACCGCCGCCGTCGCAAGAAGCTGCGGGTCGATGATTCGCTGTCGCCGCCGTCGCCAACGACGGCCCCACTCGCGCCGCTGGAGCGGGATGAGGAGGCTGGGCCCTCGTGCCGGAAAGGCTCTCTCAAACACGACCTGCTCAGCCTGAGCTCTGCCTCACCTGCATTGGACGGGGACGGGAAGGAGCCGGAACGGCGGCGAGGGCGAACGAGACGCAGTGGAGGGGCTGAGAAGACGGTTTGCTTCTCAGAACCTGAGAGGCGTGGGCCGTGCAGGCCCAAGGGGTCGGTCGGGAGGAGATGGGTCGA GTTGGATATTCAGACTGCGGATCCTAATGCCTTTGTTGGATTG GTTTTCTGGCCGCTGGATGATGATTGGTACAAGGGCTCCATCACATGGTACAATGAGGCAACCAAGAAGCATTCA GTGAAGTATGACGATGGTGAAGCAGAGGACCTTAGCCTTGCAGATGAAAGGATAAAATTTTCCATCTCCTCTGAAGAGATGAAGTCCTTGAATCTGAAATTTGGAATTTCCAATCAGGATAAGAAGGGACATGATGagttgcttgcacttgctgttAGCTTTCATGACTATCAGGGTCTCGACCCAGGTGACCTTGTGTGGGCAAAAATTACAG GTCATGCAATGTGGCCGGCGGTTGTGGTGGATGAGTCAAATGTACCTGCAACCCGAGCTTTGAAGTCCATTCGGTTGGACCAATCAATATTGGTCCAATTCTTTGGTactcatgattttgcaag GATTAAGTTGAAGCAAGCTGTGCCTTTTCTGAATGGCCTTGTTTCTTCTTTGCATctcaaatgcaagcaaacaagttTCAGTCGGAGCTTAGAAGAAGCGAAGGA ATTTCTCAGCACACAGCAGCTTCCAGAAATTATGTTGCAGCTTCGGAAATCCGTTCAACATGATGGTTCTGTTGTTAATTCCTATGAGGACAAGGTAAACCCTTGTGGTAATTTATCGGAAGATCTAGCAGTGCAAAATGGAGAGGATGTTCAAATGACTCAAATAGAACTAGGAAACCTTCGTGTGAGCAATTTAG GTAGGATAGTATCTGACTCTGACCATTTCCATAACAAAAGGGATATATGGCCTGAAGGATATACTGCTTTCAGAAAGTACATGTCAATAGCAG ACCCACATTCAGTAACATCATACAAAATGGAAGTACTAAGGAACTCTGATACAAAAGCACGGCCATTGTTTAGGGTGATCTCAGAAGACGGGGTGCAG ATTGATGGATCTACCCCAAATGCATGTTGGAAAGAGATATACAGCAGAATAAAGGAAAAACAGTGCAATACTGCTACTGAATTGGAAAGAAACGTATGCCAAAAATCTGGTTCCTACATGTTTGGCTTTTCAAATCCACAGATAAGGCAGCTTATTCAG GAATTGCCCAATGCAAGGTCATGTCTGAAATATTTTGAGAACAGTGGGGACACTATCCTTGGTTATAGAGCGGTTCAcgttaactggaaagatctggACTGTTGCAATGTTTGTGATATGGATGAG GAGTATGAAGACAACCTATTCTTGCAATGCGACAAGTGCCGTATGATG GTTCATGCTAGATGTTATGGTGAACTTAAACAATTGGATGGAGGACTTTGGCTTTGCAACTTGTGTCGACCAGGTGCACCTCGTGTGTCTCCAAAATGCTGTCTATGTCCAGTCACAG GTGGTGCAATGAAACCTACAACAGATGGCCGTTGGGCTCATCTCGCATGCGCTATATGGATCCCTG AAACATGCTTAAAAGATGTAAAGAGAATGGAACCGATTGATGGACTGAGCAGAATCAACAAG GACCGTTGGAAACTTGTATGCAGCATCTGCGGAGTTTCATATGGAGTATGTATACAG TGTTCTCATCCTACCTGTCGTGTTGCGTATCACCCTCTTTGTGCACGTGCTGCTGACCTTTGCATTGAG CTTGAAAATGATGACAAAATCCATCACAtgtatcttgatgaagatgacgaTCCTTGTATTCGTCTACTCTCGTACTGCAAAAAGCACAGACAGCCATCTGCTGAACGTCCATCTCTAGAAAGTGACCCTGCTGAACCTGTCCAGGTAGTTCAGACAGACGTGGTTTCCTCATCTGGTTGTGCAAGGACTG AACCCTATAATTTTCGCAGAAGGGGCCAAAAACAGCCACAAATTGTGTCTACTGCTTCTCTGAAACGTTTATATTTGGAGAATAGGCCATATATTGTCAGTGGTTACTGCCAAAATAGAGTAGGCAATGCTTGCAGTGAATCACTTCAACCGGTTGGCTTGTCAGATGCTGTGCAGCAAGAAGCTATTGGCAATGTGTCTTCTATGGTTGAAAAATATACAATCATGAAGGCTACATTTAGGAAGAGACTAACTTTTG GAAAATCAAAAATTCATGGATTTGGTGTCTTTGCCAAGGTTGCACACAAGGCTGGGGATATg ATGATTGAATACATAGGGGAGATCGTTAGACCACCGATATCAGACACCAGAGAGCGGCGAATATACAACTCACTTGTG GGTGCTGGGACATATATGTTCAGGATAGATGATGAACGTGTTATAGATGCTACTCGGGCTGGAAGTATAGCTCATTTGATCAATCACTCATGTGAG CCTAATTGCTATTCACGTGCCATAACCATTCTTGGGGATGAACACATTATCATTTTCGCGAAGCGGGACATAGATCCATGGGAAGAGCTGACATATGATTATAG GTTTTTTTCGAGTGATCAACGACTTCCGTGTTATTGTGGATTCCCCAAATGCCGTGGGGTAGTTAATGATGTTGAGGCAGAGGAACATGCAGCTAAAATCAGGGTTAAGAGAAGTGAATTGTTTTAA
- the LOC8062009 gene encoding histone-lysine N-methyltransferase TRX1 isoform X1: MVIAVEGNGFVHDEEEEDGDRPIRYLPLGHVYSSSAPAPRPPVQKKPRFDDLNPPMKVYYRRRRKKLRVDDSLSPPSPTTAPLAPLERDEEAGPSCRKGSLKHDLLSLSSASPALDGDGKEPERRRGRTRRSGGAEKTVCFSEPERRGPCRPKGSVGRRWVELDIQTADPNAFVGLVCKVFWPLDDDWYKGSITWYNEATKKHSVKYDDGEAEDLSLADERIKFSISSEEMKSLNLKFGISNQDKKGHDELLALAVSFHDYQGLDPGDLVWAKITGHAMWPAVVVDESNVPATRALKSIRLDQSILVQFFGTHDFARIKLKQAVPFLNGLVSSLHLKCKQTSFSRSLEEAKEFLSTQQLPEIMLQLRKSVQHDGSVVNSYEDKVNPCGNLSEDLAVQNGEDVQMTQIELGNLRVSNLGRIVSDSDHFHNKRDIWPEGYTAFRKYMSIADPHSVTSYKMEVLRNSDTKARPLFRVISEDGVQIDGSTPNACWKEIYSRIKEKQCNTATELERNVCQKSGSYMFGFSNPQIRQLIQELPNARSCLKYFENSGDTILGYRAVHVNWKDLDCCNVCDMDEEYEDNLFLQCDKCRMMVHARCYGELKQLDGGLWLCNLCRPGAPRVSPKCCLCPVTGGAMKPTTDGRWAHLACAIWIPETCLKDVKRMEPIDGLSRINKDRWKLVCSICGVSYGVCIQCSHPTCRVAYHPLCARAADLCIELENDDKIHHMYLDEDDDPCIRLLSYCKKHRQPSAERPSLESDPAEPVQVVQTDVVSSSGCARTEPYNFRRRGQKQPQIVSTASLKRLYLENRPYIVSGYCQNRVGNACSESLQPVGLSDAVQQEAIGNVSSMVEKYTIMKATFRKRLTFGKSKIHGFGVFAKVAHKAGDMMIEYIGEIVRPPISDTRERRIYNSLVGAGTYMFRIDDERVIDATRAGSIAHLINHSCEPNCYSRAITILGDEHIIIFAKRDIDPWEELTYDYRFFSSDQRLPCYCGFPKCRGVVNDVEAEEHAAKIRVKRSELF; the protein is encoded by the exons ATGGTGATCGCCGTCGAGGGCAACGGCTTCGtgcacgacgaggaggaggaggacggagACCGCCCTATCCGGTACCTTCCCCTCGGCCACGTCTATTCTTCCTCCGCCCCCGCCCCGCGCCCGCCGGTCCAGAAGAAGCCCCGCTTCGACGACCTTAACCCTCCCATGAAAGTATATTACCGCCGCCGTCGCAAGAAGCTGCGGGTCGATGATTCGCTGTCGCCGCCGTCGCCAACGACGGCCCCACTCGCGCCGCTGGAGCGGGATGAGGAGGCTGGGCCCTCGTGCCGGAAAGGCTCTCTCAAACACGACCTGCTCAGCCTGAGCTCTGCCTCACCTGCATTGGACGGGGACGGGAAGGAGCCGGAACGGCGGCGAGGGCGAACGAGACGCAGTGGAGGGGCTGAGAAGACGGTTTGCTTCTCAGAACCTGAGAGGCGTGGGCCGTGCAGGCCCAAGGGGTCGGTCGGGAGGAGATGGGTCGA GTTGGATATTCAGACTGCGGATCCTAATGCCTTTGTTGGATTGGTATGCAAG GTTTTCTGGCCGCTGGATGATGATTGGTACAAGGGCTCCATCACATGGTACAATGAGGCAACCAAGAAGCATTCA GTGAAGTATGACGATGGTGAAGCAGAGGACCTTAGCCTTGCAGATGAAAGGATAAAATTTTCCATCTCCTCTGAAGAGATGAAGTCCTTGAATCTGAAATTTGGAATTTCCAATCAGGATAAGAAGGGACATGATGagttgcttgcacttgctgttAGCTTTCATGACTATCAGGGTCTCGACCCAGGTGACCTTGTGTGGGCAAAAATTACAG GTCATGCAATGTGGCCGGCGGTTGTGGTGGATGAGTCAAATGTACCTGCAACCCGAGCTTTGAAGTCCATTCGGTTGGACCAATCAATATTGGTCCAATTCTTTGGTactcatgattttgcaag GATTAAGTTGAAGCAAGCTGTGCCTTTTCTGAATGGCCTTGTTTCTTCTTTGCATctcaaatgcaagcaaacaagttTCAGTCGGAGCTTAGAAGAAGCGAAGGA ATTTCTCAGCACACAGCAGCTTCCAGAAATTATGTTGCAGCTTCGGAAATCCGTTCAACATGATGGTTCTGTTGTTAATTCCTATGAGGACAAGGTAAACCCTTGTGGTAATTTATCGGAAGATCTAGCAGTGCAAAATGGAGAGGATGTTCAAATGACTCAAATAGAACTAGGAAACCTTCGTGTGAGCAATTTAG GTAGGATAGTATCTGACTCTGACCATTTCCATAACAAAAGGGATATATGGCCTGAAGGATATACTGCTTTCAGAAAGTACATGTCAATAGCAG ACCCACATTCAGTAACATCATACAAAATGGAAGTACTAAGGAACTCTGATACAAAAGCACGGCCATTGTTTAGGGTGATCTCAGAAGACGGGGTGCAG ATTGATGGATCTACCCCAAATGCATGTTGGAAAGAGATATACAGCAGAATAAAGGAAAAACAGTGCAATACTGCTACTGAATTGGAAAGAAACGTATGCCAAAAATCTGGTTCCTACATGTTTGGCTTTTCAAATCCACAGATAAGGCAGCTTATTCAG GAATTGCCCAATGCAAGGTCATGTCTGAAATATTTTGAGAACAGTGGGGACACTATCCTTGGTTATAGAGCGGTTCAcgttaactggaaagatctggACTGTTGCAATGTTTGTGATATGGATGAG GAGTATGAAGACAACCTATTCTTGCAATGCGACAAGTGCCGTATGATG GTTCATGCTAGATGTTATGGTGAACTTAAACAATTGGATGGAGGACTTTGGCTTTGCAACTTGTGTCGACCAGGTGCACCTCGTGTGTCTCCAAAATGCTGTCTATGTCCAGTCACAG GTGGTGCAATGAAACCTACAACAGATGGCCGTTGGGCTCATCTCGCATGCGCTATATGGATCCCTG AAACATGCTTAAAAGATGTAAAGAGAATGGAACCGATTGATGGACTGAGCAGAATCAACAAG GACCGTTGGAAACTTGTATGCAGCATCTGCGGAGTTTCATATGGAGTATGTATACAG TGTTCTCATCCTACCTGTCGTGTTGCGTATCACCCTCTTTGTGCACGTGCTGCTGACCTTTGCATTGAG CTTGAAAATGATGACAAAATCCATCACAtgtatcttgatgaagatgacgaTCCTTGTATTCGTCTACTCTCGTACTGCAAAAAGCACAGACAGCCATCTGCTGAACGTCCATCTCTAGAAAGTGACCCTGCTGAACCTGTCCAGGTAGTTCAGACAGACGTGGTTTCCTCATCTGGTTGTGCAAGGACTG AACCCTATAATTTTCGCAGAAGGGGCCAAAAACAGCCACAAATTGTGTCTACTGCTTCTCTGAAACGTTTATATTTGGAGAATAGGCCATATATTGTCAGTGGTTACTGCCAAAATAGAGTAGGCAATGCTTGCAGTGAATCACTTCAACCGGTTGGCTTGTCAGATGCTGTGCAGCAAGAAGCTATTGGCAATGTGTCTTCTATGGTTGAAAAATATACAATCATGAAGGCTACATTTAGGAAGAGACTAACTTTTG GAAAATCAAAAATTCATGGATTTGGTGTCTTTGCCAAGGTTGCACACAAGGCTGGGGATATg ATGATTGAATACATAGGGGAGATCGTTAGACCACCGATATCAGACACCAGAGAGCGGCGAATATACAACTCACTTGTG GGTGCTGGGACATATATGTTCAGGATAGATGATGAACGTGTTATAGATGCTACTCGGGCTGGAAGTATAGCTCATTTGATCAATCACTCATGTGAG CCTAATTGCTATTCACGTGCCATAACCATTCTTGGGGATGAACACATTATCATTTTCGCGAAGCGGGACATAGATCCATGGGAAGAGCTGACATATGATTATAG GTTTTTTTCGAGTGATCAACGACTTCCGTGTTATTGTGGATTCCCCAAATGCCGTGGGGTAGTTAATGATGTTGAGGCAGAGGAACATGCAGCTAAAATCAGGGTTAAGAGAAGTGAATTGTTTTAA